Within Dysgonomonas sp. HDW5A, the genomic segment GTCATAAAAGAAATCCGGTTATTCGGTACATCATAACTCGCATTAAAGGAAAAATTCCAATTTTTGGTTGGTTGTATCGAGCCGTTAAAACTCAAATTGTGAGTGATAACACCCTTGAAACCTTCCCTCTTCTGATCAAACTGCGAGACATAACTCATATTGTAGTTGATAGACAGGTTCCATTTTATTTCATTCTTTAAGAATCCGTCTTCATCGTATGTACCCCCGTCCTGCTTTTTATTAAAAAGACTTTGACGAGGTCCTCCTTCTTCGGGAATATCTCCATCAGCATCCGACAAATCGGCTTCCGGGTCATCTTTTTTCTTATCATCGGATGTGCTATCCCCTCCTTTGCCAAACCATTTTTTGAACGTATCCTGATTAATCGAAGGCGATATGGTATATCCCGTAGTTACGAGCCGTGCCAGTCCCCCTCCATTTCGAATAAGGAACTCGTTCTGCTTTATCCCTTTCTCATTATATACATACGGGTCCCATACAGCATTTAAATTGACTGTTAAGTTTTTACTTAATTTAAGACGCATATTAGTTCCGATATCGCTTAATTTAAGTGAATCAGCCATCATATTATAGCTGAAATTTATACCTAAATTATCAATCAGACTAATAATCTTAGTAGAATCATTAGCGGTACCCACTTTCATTTCGATGTTATTCTCGAAACTAAAGTTTATGTTACCCTGCCTGCCTGCACTCGAAGGTGTAAATATTTCATTCGCAAAAGGAGAGTATAAATGAGTCTGCAATTCCCCATTGGCATCATAGTACGAATATTTCTTATATGAACCAAAACGAGGATCAGTAAAGTCGGGATTACCGCCAAAGCTAATTGCAGGAGTAAAAACATGTCTTATCTTCTGTATTTTTCCTATTTTAAAAATCGGTTCATAGAAACCATATAACCGTGTTTGGAAGCTTACATTATAATTAAAATCATACGATCGGTTAAAGGAGTAGGTCGTGTCCGCCAAAACATGTTTATTTTGAGCAGGATCCCATTTTTGAGTAATTGATCGTGAGTACCACCTTTCATTATAACTAAATGTAGGTGTTATATTCAAATAATTCAACGCATTGAAAGTAGCAGCTGTTTGTACTCTATGCTGCACTGCATTACGCCAATCTTTTACCAGATTCGACTTAAACAACATATTATCTTTCGTTGTAATACTATTTTTTAATTCACCGGTATAATTCAGAGAGACTTTCTCATACCATTTTTCAGGTCCTATAGCATCTTTTCTTTTGAAAGGAAAAATACGGCTCATCGTAGCCGTGAGGTTGGGCAATGTCAATGCAATAGTTGAATCTCTCATAACCTGATTGGCATTCACGTTGGCTGACAATGTAAATGGCGAATTAGGAAAACGCTGAGTTAAGTTGATAGAAGAACTTCTAGTATTATCTGTTCCGGAACGCGTAAATGCAACATCCAAACTATTGGTATTATATGAGGAAGTACGATAGTTAACACTGGCCGAAAGCGTCCTGTACATATTTGCTTTAGGGTCTTGGGAGTGTTGCCAGCTTATTGACATATCTCGGGACTCACTGAATGTATCGGGTATATCACGATCCCCTCGTTTTGTATATATATAGTTTATATCAAAGGAGCCGCTATATCTATAACGCTTTTTGTAGGACGATCTGGCAGCAAGCCCCCATGATCCTTTCGTATATATTTCTCCTGTTA encodes:
- a CDS encoding putative LPS assembly protein LptD, whose amino-acid sequence is MKKTHYCIYTFLFVLFSSPFWGAQLHQQMGSNSNISFLQDSVTSGRAITTDTLRPQSNDTIAQDTAQSKKASLDAPVDYAANDSIVFTSDNRGYLYGDSKVDYQTMSIKAENITMSMDSSIVHASYGLDSIGEEFGFPVFKDNGGEYEMKTVSYNFKTKKGYIRNVITQQGEGYIVADRAKKNADDTFFMCDGKYTTCDDHEHPHFYMMLTKAKVRPKKNVVTGPAYLVIEDLPLPLAIPFGFFPFSEKYSSGIIMPSYGDDMDRGFNLRNGGYYFAINDNIDLALTGEIYTKGSWGLAARSSYKKRYRYSGSFDINYIYTKRGDRDIPDTFSESRDMSISWQHSQDPKANMYRTLSASVNYRTSSYNTNSLDVAFTRSGTDNTRSSSINLTQRFPNSPFTLSANVNANQVMRDSTIALTLPNLTATMSRIFPFKRKDAIGPEKWYEKVSLNYTGELKNSITTKDNMLFKSNLVKDWRNAVQHRVQTAATFNALNYLNITPTFSYNERWYSRSITQKWDPAQNKHVLADTTYSFNRSYDFNYNVSFQTRLYGFYEPIFKIGKIQKIRHVFTPAISFGGNPDFTDPRFGSYKKYSYYDANGELQTHLYSPFANEIFTPSSAGRQGNINFSFENNIEMKVGTANDSTKIISLIDNLGINFSYNMMADSLKLSDIGTNMRLKLSKNLTVNLNAVWDPYVYNEKGIKQNEFLIRNGGGLARLVTTGYTISPSINQDTFKKWFGKGGDSTSDDKKKDDPEADLSDADGDIPEEGGPRQSLFNKKQDGGTYDEDGFLKNEIKWNLSINYNMSYVSQFDQKREGFKGVITHNLSFNGSIQPTKNWNFSFNASYDVPNNRISFMTCNLSRNLHCWNITASFNPIGPYATYYVSLRVNSSMLQDLKYEQRSRLSSYDPAWN